DNA sequence from the Candidatus Bathyarchaeota archaeon genome:
CAAGAGTATGACAAGCGAAGTGTTGTGTTGAATACGTTGCCTACTGGTCTGTATCCAGTGCTGAGTAACGCATTTATTGGTCCATTACTTACGACGCTGGTGAAGTTCCATAGCGCTAACCATTTGCTTGCGAGATTGATTTGGTAAATGATTGGTTCGCCGCTGGGTCCATAACTCATGGTTCCTGATGGAACGTTGGTTATGTTGAATACCCAATTTCCATCCCATGGATCGTACATCATCCAAGTTGTTACTTGACTAACTGTTTGGGTAGCAATCAAGTATGAGATAGCACCATGCTGGTTGGGTGTCTCCACGTCTATAACTGCGCCGAATGATGGGTTGACTGTGTAGTTTTGTCGCCATATCTCTTTACCAGTGCGTAAGTCAACGCAGATGTATCCTCCTCCAGAGCCTGCGTTACTGCGCGGTAATCCATAGTAGAGTCGTCCGCTGATGATGATTGGAGTGTTGAATTTGGTTTCATATGAAAGGCCTGTGTAGTACGCGACTCCTGTGATTCCTGTTTCGGAGGAGGGCGAGTTTGGTCCAGCATATTCATTGTTTCCACCGACGATTCCGCCAAACGTGATTGATTTACTCCACATTATATGTGAGTTGTCGGGTGCTGTGCCATCTGGAACGTATCGAACTGAGCCGAAGCTGTAGGCTGCTCCGAGGGGGTAGAGATAGTTTGAACCTATTGTGTACCAGTTCGAGTTCTGTCCTTCTATTGGTCTTGTCCAGTACTCAGTTGGCAGGGGGGTGAATTCACCTTCTGAGACTGGATCCTCTTGAACAGTTAAAGTTGTTGTCGCTGAACTGGGCAGATAGGTGTCATTTACAAATGCAGAAGTGGGGCTGTATTCGTAGTCAGTGTATTTTTGTCCAGGAAAAGTAAAGTTGAAAGTGTAGGTTCCAACTTGGTCAGGGACGAATGAAGTGAACGCTGAAGAGGTAGTGTCGGTTACTACGTCCCACGTCTTTGTTTCTGTTTTGCCGTCTGGTGCAGTGATTACGCATTTGTAGTTGTGGAATCTAATGTTGTTAGTAATTGATGCGCCGTCAGGTATTTTGTCGAGCCAAACCACAATTAGAGCTTGTTGACCTACGCCTACAGGGTTTGGTGCAACGTTGATGAAAGCGAAAGTCGGGATATTCCATGGTGGGGTATGGGCTCCTACTGTAGGTACGAGCGCGAGCCAACTGCTCACGGCAAGTATTATGCATAATGCAATCGCAATAGTTTTCACTTTATTCTCTGCTTTGCTCATTAAATTTGTCGTATTTTTTATTCTCCTATTATTTGGTAATCACTCAGTTTATAGCGGATAATTTTTAAGAAAATGCGTATGTTAGCTACAGCAACAAGGAGTAAACTGAAACCTCAACAGCTAACATGAAAACCCCTTAAACAATGGAAATTAAACAAAGAAAGCTCATTAGAGTAACGGTTTAGAATTGCGCCAAACCATTTCAAAATATTCTCGGATTATTCCAACAATTCCAGGATTATTCAACCATAACCCACCAGAATCCCCGTGGGGAAGAGTTGGCGTGACACTCAGGAATGCTTCCTTTCCATCAATTATAGATAAAGTAACTTTGGGTGGTGTTGACGTTTTTCTTATTTCAAATTGCTCATATTTTTTAAAACTTTCAATTTCTTTTGGTAACCTTTCTTTTTCCTGTAAGAAAACGATAACTCGCATTTTTACGCCTTTTAGCAACACCGTTCTCCACATTGAGACAACTTCACTTATAAGCGGTTCAAAGTCTTTCCAATAAATGATAATTTCATGTGCCGTTTTGTTTGAGTCAATCATTTCAGCGACTTTTCGTTTAGTTAATTTTCCGTCAGGAATTATGGCGAACTGACATTCATTTTCAACCGACGCCAAGTCGTTTTTCTGTTTATATGTTTTCAATAATTCTTTCGCTTTAGCCTTTACCTCCTCATGTTCCACCTCTTTGTGTTCCAGCAGCATTAGTATACCTTCATTCATCGGCAACGCTTTGAAAAGGGTAGGGGTCGTCAATAATTTTTCAACGAGATTGAGTTCTTGTAATCGACCCATTACACGATAAATGTTGGCTCTATCTATTTTTGAGACTGAAGAAAGCGTTTTTATTGTTGCTTTGCCCATTTTGGAGAGTGCGACATACACTTCAGCCTGAAGAGGAGTCAATCCAAGACTCGTTAATACTCGGATGTCGTCATATGAATTCTGCATTATACTTTACATACATATACATTTACAATATAAATATTTAGAAAACAGAAACAATAACCTCTACAAAAGACGTTGAAATTAAAAAAATAAACAGCAGGGTAAAATTAAATTTTAACAAGAAACAAATTTCAAAGATAAAGCCTCATAAGATTAGAACTAGAAAAGTCGAAAATGCTTTGCCTCAACTAAATGCGAGATAACAAGCAACCCACAGTCATTTTGAACCATTAATTCTCATTTGTCCTTAATCATTTCTTTCACTGAATTTTAAATGAAAAATTATGAAAAGAAGTTATCTCCCTTCTTTCCAGTAAATCGTCCCTACACACTGGTTTTCTTCAACGCGATGAGGCACCCTGCGAAGAAAACAAAGCCAAAGCCCAGAAGAGCTATAAACGAAAGCCATGGGAAAGGTTGAGCTAAAGCTGCCGCTCGGAGACATGTGCTTGAATGTGTAAGGGGCAAGACATACAAAACTGCTTTGGCTGCATCGGGCATTTGGCTCAAAGCAAAGAAGGTGCCGCATAGGAAAGTCATCGGCAAAATAACCAACGTGCTGAAAGTGCTCATGCCCTGATGTGTATTAATCAGCAAGGCAACAAGTACACCAAAGAGCGCAAACACAAAACAAGAGATAAATAAAATAATCACAAACAACGGACTTACAGTTAACGTGGGGGCAAGGACTAAACCAACAATCAATATAGCTACTGAGCTAATCAAGCCTCTCACCACACCAATTAAAGCTTTCCCGACAATAATCGACTCCAAGCGAACAGGAGCCATCAAAAGCTCATCAAAGCTTTTGTAAAAAAACTTGTCCACCTGAAGTTTGGCAGATGCACCACTAAAACTAGTCGAAAAAGCTGTCAACGATACAATACCTGGAACAACAAACGCAAGGTAATTAACTCCATCAAGACTCATATCGCGCCCCAAACCGTAGCCGAAAGCCACTAGATACAGAAAAGGCAGAACAAGACTGGTAGCAATTGTGGAACGCCAATGGCGCCGCATGTTCCGCAAATCCACCCACAGGACAGAATACACATCACTCAAAACTGTCAGCATTTAGACATCACCAACCTTCTCACCAGTCTGCTCCAGAAAGACATCCTCCAAATTTGAATCGCGGATTATGATTGTTTTTGCATTAGGTGATAAATTTTGAACGTAACGGGTAGCTTCTTCTCTGTTTGCGAAAAATTGATAGTGTGTTTCCTTATTGTCGACAAGTGTCTCAACAGTAACTAAACCCAACTTTTTACGAAGCTCAAGCAGCTTATCAAGAGCAATTAAGCGTCCATGATGCATAATCCCTACACGGTCGCATAGAGCCTCAGCCTCTTCGATGTAGTGTGTTGTAAGAAAAATCGTTGTGCCATCACGGTTTAAACGGCGCATTAGATCCCACATGCGGCGCCGAGCCTGAGCGTCCAAGCCAACTGTCGGTTCATCCAAAAATAACAATTTAGGCTGATGTATTAGACTGCAAACAATGGCCGCCTTCTTCTTCATTCCACCCGAGAGTGTATCAACCATTTTGTCGGCGTATTCGGTTAGTTCAACGTATTCCAACAACTCAGCTATGCGTTGCTTACGCTTGGAAGAATCTAAATGATGTATACGGGCATGAAATTCCATGTTTTCTCTAACAGTCAAATCGCGGTCTAGACTCAAGTGTTGTTGCACAACTCCAATTACTTTTTTCACTTTGTCTGGTTGATCTTTAATATTGTAACCGCCAACCGCTACAAAACCAGAGGTTGGTCGGGTTAGAGTGGTTAAAACACGAATGGTTGTTGTTTTTCCTGCTCCGTTGGGGCCTAGGAAACCGAAGATTTCGCCATCGTGTACGCATAAATCTAAATTGTCTATTGCTTTAACGGTACCGTAGTTCTTCGTTAAATTCTCCGTGTAAATACAATCTATCAACTTTTTTATTCCTCCAAATTAATTATCATGCTTCTTTAACGCCTCTGTCACAGCATTTTTGGCAGTAAAACCAATCAATTCACCCATCTTTGTATGTCCACCAGCATGGTGAATGACGATTTCGGGGTTCACACCAGAAACAACAATCATGTTGTCCGTTCCAGTGCCAGTTGCTTGAACATGAGGAGAAGGAGTACTCATGTAGTTTAGGTCTTGGAGTGCCGCAGTTTTGGCTTCTGTAGCAGTCATTATAACCCGTGCCATTGCGCCAACGGTTAAAGAAACGTTTGTTAAAATCATGATGTTTATGGTGCCAGAAGCACTTTGGAAACGCGTTTCTGTCTCAACCCAATCTCCAAAATCTACACCCATTCGCAATGCGTTGTTTCTTGCGCCACCTGTGGCAATGCAGTAAACTTTGAAGTCACAGTAGGATTTTTGGCACACTGCCACTTTTTCCATGTCAACAGCTGTGCTCATAAAAGTGATGTCGCGGCAGCAGATTCCAAGTGTCGCAGGTAATTCCCGTTGAAATTTCGCGTAGCTTCCTAAAGTCATATGTTTTGTTGATAAGGGGTTTGGAACATACACGTTGCCTACGTGGGGAACATGTTTTAGCCCGTCCAAAGTGGAGAGCACCCTACGTTTTTCACTAAAAGAAACAAGCGTAGTATTTAGTTCAACACCATTGTATTTGTGGTAGACTACTCTTGCGTCTACCCCTTTTAGTTCCACGTTCAATTTATTTTGTTTAAATATTGTTACATTTGACTTCATTGTGTTTTTCTCTCCGTTTTTTGTTTATTCTCTCCTGATTCTTCAAGCAAGCCTTCCACGCTTAGATAGAGCCTTTGGAGCTCGTTTTTCATTTCTTGGGAAGCTTGCCACATGTTACGTTCAATTGCCTCCAAAAGCCGTTCTAGCATGTTCTGAAGAGCGTACGGATTTACGTCTTTTAGCCATTCTTGCATTGCCTTGTCTAGGACGTATTTTTTAGCTAAATCCTCGTACATCCAATCCTCAACAACTTCCACGGTGGCATCCCAGCCGAGAACGAAATCTAATGTTCGGGACAGGTCAGCTGCACCTTGATAACCGTGTTTTTTCATGCTTTCGATGTATTTGGGATTTAGAAGGCGGGAGCGGAAAACGTGACAGGTTTCTTCGGCTGTGCTTCTAACTTTTACTCTTTGGGGGTCAGAGCTGTCTCCGCAGTAAGAGCGGGGTGCTTTTCCACCTATTATTTTTACAGCGTTAATCATGCCGCCGTGAGCGTCATACCAGTCATCGCCGTCCAAGATGTCATATTCTCGGGAGTCTTGGTTTTTCACTGTAACGTTAATTTTGCTTAGTCGGCGCTCAAATTGTTCAGGC
Encoded proteins:
- a CDS encoding ABC transporter permease, which translates into the protein MLTVLSDVYSVLWVDLRNMRRHWRSTIATSLVLPFLYLVAFGYGLGRDMSLDGVNYLAFVVPGIVSLTAFSTSFSGASAKLQVDKFFYKSFDELLMAPVRLESIIVGKALIGVVRGLISSVAILIVGLVLAPTLTVSPLFVIILFISCFVFALFGVLVALLINTHQGMSTFSTLVILPMTFLCGTFFALSQMPDAAKAVLYVLPLTHSSTCLRAAALAQPFPWLSFIALLGFGFVFFAGCLIALKKTSV
- a CDS encoding ABC transporter ATP-binding protein, translated to MIDCIYTENLTKNYGTVKAIDNLDLCVHDGEIFGFLGPNGAGKTTTIRVLTTLTRPTSGFVAVGGYNIKDQPDKVKKVIGVVQQHLSLDRDLTVRENMEFHARIHHLDSSKRKQRIAELLEYVELTEYADKMVDTLSGGMKKKAAIVCSLIHQPKLLFLDEPTVGLDAQARRRMWDLMRRLNRDGTTIFLTTHYIEEAEALCDRVGIMHHGRLIALDKLLELRKKLGLVTVETLVDNKETHYQFFANREEATRYVQNLSPNAKTIIIRDSNLEDVFLEQTGEKVGDV
- a CDS encoding adenosylcobinamide amidohydrolase; translated protein: MKSNVTIFKQNKLNVELKGVDARVVYHKYNGVELNTTLVSFSEKRRVLSTLDGLKHVPHVGNVYVPNPLSTKHMTLGSYAKFQRELPATLGICCRDITFMSTAVDMEKVAVCQKSYCDFKVYCIATGGARNNALRMGVDFGDWVETETRFQSASGTINIMILTNVSLTVGAMARVIMTATEAKTAALQDLNYMSTPSPHVQATGTGTDNMIVVSGVNPEIVIHHAGGHTKMGELIGFTAKNAVTEALKKHDN